One genomic region from Candidatus Nitrosopumilus koreensis AR1 encodes:
- a CDS encoding polysaccharide deacetylase family protein, translating into MNIKIAGAISTGLIIVLAVVLVMPPFLSYQFTPQHVLLLFTIDSKKDTSSWCTQLSQVLEKHDATAAIFLSGSTAEQHPDCITSFSDEIDIGSQGYTGNSIPLIPDYSDQLEEVKKGKQVIDEIGNFDSKLFKSPYGDTDQNIYSLLEKSGILADFSYDTQYNKFHNGQFIWFTIESYDANSFSIDDIPTKSSERINPIIINFENNIAIDEIDDLLSDVKKQRVTFVSASDLVGFELNSMEGL; encoded by the coding sequence ATGAACATCAAAATTGCCGGTGCTATTTCTACTGGACTAATCATAGTTTTAGCAGTTGTATTGGTTATGCCTCCTTTCTTGTCATACCAATTTACACCTCAGCATGTATTACTTCTATTTACTATTGATTCGAAAAAAGACACATCGTCTTGGTGTACACAACTATCTCAAGTTTTAGAAAAACATGACGCAACAGCAGCCATCTTTTTGTCAGGAAGTACTGCAGAACAACATCCTGACTGCATAACATCTTTTTCTGATGAAATTGATATTGGAAGCCAGGGCTATACTGGTAATTCTATTCCTCTTATACCTGATTACTCTGACCAACTAGAGGAGGTTAAAAAAGGAAAACAAGTAATTGATGAAATTGGAAATTTTGATTCCAAACTGTTCAAATCCCCCTATGGAGATACTGATCAAAATATTTACTCTCTTCTTGAAAAATCTGGAATTTTAGCTGATTTTTCTTATGATACGCAATACAATAAATTCCATAATGGGCAATTTATCTGGTTTACAATCGAGTCATACGATGCAAATTCATTTAGTATTGATGACATTCCAACAAAAAGTTCAGAACGCATTAACCCTATAATAATTAATTTTGAAAACAACATCGCTATAGATGAAATTGATGATCTTTTATCTGATGTAAAAAAACAACGAGTCACATTCGTTAGCGCTTCGGATTTGGTTGGCTTTGAACTAAACTCGATGGAGGGATTATAA